One genomic region from Ciona intestinalis unplaced genomic scaffold, KH HT000117.2, whole genome shotgun sequence encodes:
- the LOC113475135 gene encoding uncharacterized protein LOC113475135 — protein MKHSFKSETVDEAYNAYVNFNRFSRSSKSVNWSTTKEISREFGEDQQRFWCKMAPVDFLRHGGQFLRVHVCRLELANEERSSNMNGGNQNKPVTQDTREESCSESDYEISSPSRDNLSEEPHYEIRDSSDEGLRSAILPPAPSKNPPRLNIAKLNKQQVLSFKKEFNTLQLF, from the exons AtgaaacattcattcaaaagtGAAACAGTGGATGAGGCTTACAATGCGTATGTGAATTTTAACAGATTCTCAAGGTCGTCAA AGTCGGTCAACTGGTCTACTACAAAAGAAATTAGTCGAGAATTTGGAGAGGACCAGCAAAGGTTTTGGTGCAAGATGGCCCCTGTTGATTTTCTGCGGCACGGTGGTCAGTTCCTCCGTGTCCATGTGTGTAGACTTGAACTTGCCAATGAAGAAAGGTCCTCAAATATGAATGGGGGGAATCAAAACAAGCCGGTTACACAAGACACACGCGAGGAATCGTGTTCAGAGTCCGATTATGAGATTTCTTCCCCATCGAGGGACAATTTATCAGAAGAACCTCATTATGAAATAAGGGATTCCTCTGATGAAGGTCTGAGAAGTGCAATTTTACCTCCTGCTCCTTCTAAGAATCCTCCCAGGCTAAATATAgcaaaactaaacaaacagCAAGTTCTTTCGTTTAAAAAGGAGTTCAACACACTGCAACTGTTTTAA